One Brevibacterium spongiae DNA segment encodes these proteins:
- a CDS encoding response regulator, producing the protein MMVNVLVLDDDFFVGQIHARYVDEVPGFTALEPVRDLGTAREVIASGGVDLLLVDYVLPEGTGVDLVRESDIDAIVLSAVTDPQVVRASLRAGAMTYIVKPFAAEVLQNFLRRYARFRRYWEREKVGQADLERQLRNLHDASATGGSGASPAGSSTTTRILAALEEAHGPMTALEVAEAVGASRATAQRHLAKLAEARTITVSLQYGNTGRPEHLYATR; encoded by the coding sequence ATGATGGTCAACGTTCTCGTGCTCGACGACGACTTCTTCGTCGGGCAGATCCACGCCCGCTACGTCGACGAGGTGCCCGGATTCACGGCACTCGAACCCGTGCGCGACCTGGGAACGGCGCGCGAGGTCATCGCCTCCGGCGGTGTGGACCTGCTGCTCGTGGACTATGTGCTGCCCGAGGGCACCGGCGTCGACCTCGTCCGCGAGTCCGATATCGATGCGATCGTGCTCTCGGCGGTCACTGACCCGCAGGTCGTGCGGGCCTCGCTGCGCGCCGGGGCGATGACGTACATCGTCAAACCCTTCGCCGCCGAGGTGCTGCAGAACTTCCTGCGCCGCTACGCCCGGTTCCGGCGGTACTGGGAGAGGGAGAAGGTCGGACAGGCTGACCTCGAACGACAGCTGCGCAACCTCCACGATGCGTCCGCCACAGGCGGGTCCGGGGCGAGCCCGGCAGGTTCTTCGACGACGACGCGGATCCTCGCCGCGCTCGAGGAAGCTCACGGTCCGATGACGGCCCTCGAAGTCGCCGAGGCGGTCGGAGCCTCCCGTGCGACCGCCCAGCGGCATCTGGCGAAGCTCGCCGAGGCCCGCACGATCACGGTTTCCCTGCAGTACGGCAACACGGGCCGCCCCGAGCACCTCTACGCGACCCGCTGA
- a CDS encoding ATP-binding protein codes for MPRPRQSFSRRVLITQLALVVVILTLVTGAFAWMGARSVTEVTETKALATARTLAIDPDVRAAATQASAEHAEKPDAQIVAAMLAITDDLRDRSGITFAVITDDRGIRLTHPDRSKIGHKVSTSPDEALAGRENVSHESGTLGETVRAKVPIYSSEDGSTVVGEVSVGIFASVLDADVRREMLLLGTVAVLALALGGGVSYWLGRRLRRETLGVGPEELAEMARDQGAVLRGLDDGVLGFGTDGKLTLSNSNAKELLGTASAGDSDDDGNRALAGDGGAASKEVSVVRKGRAESKSGAASARDNGAADLIDVPEEITAMMAEAPAEGALRRRITIGERILLATAVRVQRDGVSVGGVVTLRDETQMLAMARQLESVTAMARALRTQRHEFANRLHTVLGLVDTGATDEAHTYLSSLLGTGPITTPVQDIELVSDPYLRAVLEAKGTTAAEAGVTLAVTPDSLAMGTVRDPEAVTLILGNLIDNAVRAAVAGHRYSGDGGHVSDGERFSDDVSRFSDDRDRFSAGGRVEVQVLSAGAELHAVVTDTGDGVDEEVAEKIFDEGFSTARAASAPDFGIGLTSGTGTGDGHGLGIGLALSRRVAQQGGGRVWLIDGHDPDLGGASFGMVLPEALDDFSQDEET; via the coding sequence GTGCCCCGGCCCCGCCAATCCTTCTCCCGTCGTGTGCTGATCACTCAGCTCGCGCTCGTCGTCGTGATCCTCACGCTGGTCACCGGCGCGTTCGCGTGGATGGGTGCGCGCTCCGTCACCGAGGTGACCGAAACCAAGGCGCTGGCCACTGCCCGCACGCTGGCGATCGATCCGGATGTCCGGGCGGCCGCGACGCAGGCCTCGGCCGAACACGCCGAGAAGCCCGATGCTCAGATCGTGGCAGCGATGCTGGCGATCACCGATGATCTGCGCGACCGGTCGGGCATCACCTTCGCCGTCATCACCGACGACCGGGGAATCCGGCTCACCCACCCGGACCGGTCGAAGATCGGACACAAGGTCTCGACGTCTCCGGATGAGGCGCTGGCCGGACGCGAGAACGTCTCCCACGAATCAGGCACGCTCGGAGAGACCGTGCGGGCGAAGGTGCCGATCTACTCGAGCGAGGACGGATCCACCGTCGTCGGTGAGGTCTCGGTCGGCATCTTCGCTTCGGTGCTCGATGCTGATGTGCGCAGGGAGATGCTGCTGCTGGGCACTGTGGCCGTGCTGGCTCTCGCTCTCGGCGGCGGTGTCTCCTACTGGCTGGGGCGCAGACTGCGGCGGGAGACACTCGGCGTCGGGCCCGAAGAGCTCGCCGAGATGGCCCGCGATCAGGGAGCCGTGCTGCGCGGACTCGATGACGGGGTGCTGGGATTCGGCACCGACGGGAAGCTCACCCTGAGCAATTCGAACGCGAAGGAGCTGCTCGGAACCGCCTCGGCGGGGGATTCCGACGATGACGGGAACCGCGCACTCGCAGGCGACGGCGGCGCCGCCTCGAAGGAGGTCAGCGTCGTACGGAAGGGCAGGGCCGAATCGAAGAGCGGTGCCGCCTCGGCGAGGGACAACGGCGCAGCCGACCTGATCGACGTGCCCGAGGAGATCACCGCGATGATGGCCGAGGCCCCGGCCGAAGGCGCCCTGCGCCGGCGGATCACGATCGGCGAACGCATCCTGCTCGCCACGGCAGTGCGGGTCCAACGCGACGGGGTGTCCGTCGGCGGGGTCGTGACCTTGCGCGACGAGACCCAGATGCTCGCGATGGCTCGCCAGCTGGAATCGGTGACCGCGATGGCTCGGGCGCTGCGCACTCAGCGCCACGAGTTCGCCAACCGGCTGCACACGGTGCTCGGGCTCGTCGATACGGGAGCCACCGACGAGGCGCATACCTATCTGTCCTCGCTGCTGGGCACCGGGCCGATCACCACCCCGGTCCAGGACATCGAGCTCGTCTCCGACCCGTACCTGCGTGCGGTCCTCGAGGCGAAGGGGACGACGGCCGCCGAGGCGGGGGTGACCCTGGCAGTGACCCCGGACTCCCTGGCCATGGGCACCGTCCGCGACCCGGAAGCGGTCACGCTCATCCTCGGCAACCTCATCGACAATGCGGTGCGCGCCGCGGTCGCCGGGCACCGGTATTCGGGCGATGGGGGACATGTCTCTGACGGGGAACGATTCTCTGACGATGTGAGCCGGTTCTCTGACGATAGGGACAGGTTCTCCGCGGGAGGCCGGGTCGAGGTGCAGGTGCTCAGCGCTGGAGCCGAACTGCACGCGGTCGTCACTGACACCGGGGACGGTGTCGATGAGGAGGTGGCGGAGAAGATCTTCGACGAGGGATTCTCCACCGCGCGGGCCGCCTCGGCGCCGGATTTCGGGATCGGACTGACCTCAGGGACCGGCACCGGGGACGGTCACGGACTCGGCATCGGCCTCGCGCTCAGCCGGCGCGTGGCGCAGCAGGGAGGTGGCCGAGTGTGGCTCATCGACGGCCACGACCCGGACCTCGGCGGGGCGAGCTTCGGAATGGTCCTGCCCGAGGCGCTCGACGATTTTTCGCAAGATGAGGAGACATGA
- a CDS encoding SLC13 family permease: MLVILGFAMILVFMTLIMTKRLSPILALILVPTIFGLFAGAGLGIGEMVMDAIASMSSTAALLLFAIIYFGIMIDVGLFDKLVEFILKVAGNDPVKVVLGTALLTGAVSLDGDGSTTFIVVTAAMLPIYQRLEMSPVVLTCVAGLINGTLNIVPWGGPTARASSALQIDANEIFAPMVPSLIAGLLVCLLFAYLLGLSERRRLAKNGVAWVEDRGSKGHGSKGHGSKSRKDLVGAVAGATTAGGSARTGSTATGPGHGATGSGYGATTTGDDDGHGSAASATGSTGSDNDADSVSGSGTGLANTALDPNRATLRPKLFWFNLGLTVAVMVLLIIDILPLPYLFMIGTVIALMVNFPKMKEQQEELASHATAIISVVAMVMAAGVLTGIMSGTGMVDAMAEWLVDVIPNAMGPYMAVITGLLSIPMTFFMSNDAFYFGILPVLAETASHFGISAADMARASITGQPVHMQSPLVPAILLLVSLSGVELGDHHKKVLWRALIVALVMLAVGVAIGVIGIG; the protein is encoded by the coding sequence GTGCTTGTCATTCTCGGTTTCGCGATGATCCTCGTCTTCATGACGCTGATCATGACGAAGCGTCTCTCACCAATCCTCGCCCTCATCCTCGTGCCCACGATCTTCGGCCTCTTCGCCGGGGCCGGTCTGGGCATCGGGGAGATGGTCATGGATGCGATCGCCTCGATGTCGTCGACGGCCGCGCTGCTGCTGTTCGCGATCATCTACTTCGGCATCATGATCGACGTCGGCCTCTTCGACAAGCTCGTCGAGTTCATCCTCAAGGTCGCCGGCAACGACCCGGTCAAGGTCGTCCTCGGCACTGCCCTGCTCACCGGTGCGGTCTCCCTCGACGGTGACGGATCGACGACGTTCATCGTCGTCACCGCGGCAATGCTGCCGATCTACCAGCGCCTCGAAATGTCCCCGGTCGTACTCACCTGCGTGGCCGGCCTCATCAACGGCACCCTCAACATCGTCCCCTGGGGCGGACCGACCGCACGCGCCTCCTCGGCGCTGCAGATCGACGCCAACGAGATCTTCGCCCCGATGGTGCCCTCCCTCATCGCCGGCCTCCTCGTCTGCCTCCTCTTCGCCTACCTGCTCGGCCTCTCCGAGCGTCGCCGCCTGGCCAAGAACGGCGTCGCCTGGGTCGAGGACCGCGGATCGAAGGGCCACGGGTCGAAGGGACACGGGTCGAAGAGTCGCAAGGACCTCGTCGGCGCCGTCGCCGGCGCGACCACCGCAGGCGGATCCGCACGGACGGGAAGCACTGCCACCGGCCCCGGACACGGCGCCACCGGCTCCGGATACGGAGCGACCACGACCGGCGACGATGACGGTCACGGATCGGCCGCCTCGGCGACGGGTTCGACCGGTTCTGACAACGATGCAGACTCCGTGTCAGGTTCCGGCACGGGACTGGCGAACACCGCGCTCGACCCGAACCGGGCGACGCTGCGACCGAAGCTGTTCTGGTTCAACCTCGGCCTCACCGTGGCCGTGATGGTCCTGCTCATCATCGACATCCTGCCGCTGCCGTACCTGTTCATGATCGGCACGGTCATCGCACTCATGGTCAACTTCCCGAAGATGAAAGAGCAGCAGGAGGAGCTCGCCTCCCACGCCACCGCGATCATCTCCGTCGTCGCCATGGTCATGGCCGCCGGCGTGCTCACCGGAATCATGTCCGGCACCGGAATGGTCGATGCGATGGCCGAATGGCTCGTCGACGTCATCCCGAACGCGATGGGCCCCTACATGGCCGTCATCACCGGCCTGCTGTCGATCCCGATGACGTTCTTCATGAGCAACGACGCCTTCTACTTCGGCATCCTGCCCGTGCTCGCCGAGACCGCCTCCCACTTCGGCATCTCCGCAGCCGACATGGCCCGCGCCTCGATCACCGGCCAGCCCGTGCACATGCAGTCGCCGCTGGTGCCCGCGATCCTGCTGCTCGTGTCCCTGTCCGGAGTCGAACTCGGCGACCACCACAAGAAGGTGCTGTGGCGTGCGCTCATCGTCGCCTTGGTCATGCTCGCCGTGGGTGTCGCCATCGGCGTCATCGGAATCGGCTGA
- a CDS encoding universal stress protein — MTHLYSAPQSRFPAPSLRVTASSGIDSAAATVVLALRTDASPAVLDQAIAAARRENAAVRAVVFGTDTTTAPSTSPLAECTRLGAALAEAGLEYEVHRAGPDLAEQILALAEEHGAALIVMAAKRRSPVVKLLLGSSAQQVILEAECPVLLVK, encoded by the coding sequence ATGACTCATCTCTATTCGGCTCCGCAGAGCCGCTTCCCAGCCCCGTCCCTGCGCGTCACGGCGTCGAGCGGCATCGATTCGGCTGCGGCGACCGTGGTGCTCGCGCTGCGCACCGATGCGTCCCCGGCCGTGCTCGACCAGGCGATCGCCGCAGCTCGGCGTGAGAACGCGGCGGTGCGGGCCGTCGTGTTCGGCACCGACACGACGACGGCCCCGTCCACGTCTCCCCTGGCCGAGTGCACCCGGTTGGGTGCCGCCCTCGCCGAGGCGGGGCTTGAGTACGAGGTCCACCGTGCCGGTCCCGATCTGGCTGAGCAGATCCTGGCTCTGGCCGAGGAACACGGCGCGGCGCTCATCGTCATGGCCGCCAAGCGCCGCTCCCCCGTGGTCAAGCTGCTGCTCGGGTCGAGTGCGCAGCAGGTGATCCTCGAAGCCGAGTGCCCCGTGCTGTTGGTGAAGTAA
- a CDS encoding FAD-binding oxidoreductase: MSRTTDELPRLASPETIAELSELMARAHTERRTVAVFGGGTAFDDHPPVPTPGLLIDLTGLAEVAERSSADLSIRAGAGARVSALDRIAARTGHEILPDLPADRIEAGSSLGGMIATAALGPRHLRRPRIVETVLSVTTVGADGTIARTADGLSSALAGRSLPSVLSGSWGTRAIIVEAEIRLTPRPASQDFVWIPGTEAAADLLIARRGPDAVVIERPPGSPAATIALVEGESAEVEAEIGFLTEQIPGARPCARPEWWARRARMPVTISLSVAPDFLPGLLETVSRLEDAIGYPLQLRGSASGRFELGLGAPETEPGVAARVVLEHLRSFGLHRISARLLHAPAALWDELDAWGPLVGRRNLQETKDDLDPHGLLSPGRGLGGI, from the coding sequence ATGAGCCGGACCACAGACGAACTGCCCCGTTTGGCCAGCCCCGAGACCATCGCTGAACTCTCGGAGCTCATGGCCCGCGCCCACACCGAACGCCGCACCGTCGCCGTCTTCGGCGGCGGCACCGCCTTCGACGACCATCCGCCGGTTCCCACCCCGGGGCTGCTCATCGACCTCACCGGACTCGCCGAGGTGGCCGAACGTTCCAGCGCTGACCTGAGCATCCGTGCCGGGGCGGGAGCGCGGGTCTCCGCGCTGGACAGGATCGCCGCCCGTACCGGGCACGAGATCCTGCCCGATCTGCCGGCCGACCGCATCGAGGCGGGGTCCAGCCTCGGCGGGATGATCGCCACCGCAGCACTCGGGCCCCGCCACCTCCGCCGTCCGCGCATCGTCGAAACCGTGCTGTCGGTGACCACGGTGGGTGCCGACGGGACCATCGCCCGCACCGCGGACGGTCTCTCGTCTGCCCTGGCGGGCCGGAGCCTGCCGTCCGTGTTGAGCGGATCGTGGGGAACCCGTGCCATCATCGTCGAGGCTGAGATCCGGCTGACACCGCGACCCGCATCTCAGGATTTCGTCTGGATTCCCGGCACCGAGGCGGCCGCGGACCTTCTCATCGCCCGCAGAGGTCCGGATGCGGTCGTCATCGAACGTCCGCCCGGGTCTCCGGCGGCGACGATCGCCCTCGTCGAGGGGGAGTCGGCCGAGGTCGAGGCGGAGATCGGATTCCTCACCGAACAGATCCCCGGCGCGAGGCCATGTGCGCGCCCCGAATGGTGGGCTCGGCGGGCACGAATGCCCGTGACGATCAGCTTGTCCGTGGCTCCGGACTTCCTGCCCGGCCTGCTGGAGACGGTCTCACGCCTCGAGGACGCGATCGGCTATCCGCTGCAGCTGCGGGGGAGTGCGAGCGGACGCTTCGAACTCGGACTCGGCGCCCCGGAGACCGAACCGGGTGTGGCCGCGCGTGTGGTCCTCGAACATCTGAGGTCCTTCGGCCTGCACCGCATCAGCGCCCGACTGCTCCACGCACCCGCGGCGCTGTGGGACGAGCTCGACGCCTGGGGACCGTTGGTGGGCCGTCGGAACCTGCAGGAGACCAAGGACGACCTCGACCCGCACGGTCTGCTCTCACCGGGCCGCGGCCTCGGCGGGATCTGA
- the aceB gene encoding malate synthase A, with protein MTAHIENLDIPAGMEITGELPDGAEKVLTPKALELIVDLHRKFNGERLGRLEARKERQAEIAAGKDLDFLAETAEIRNDPSWQVAPPAPGLEDRRVEVTGPTYKKMTINALNSGAKVWLADQEDANTPQWDSVIQGQINLLDSLNREIDFTSPEGKEYKLAPDDELPTIVVRPRGWHMPEKHIRIDGEETSGSLVDFALYFATAGQVQIEKGRGPYFYLAKMESHLEARLWNQVFEHAEDAFGLSRGTIRATVLIETYPAAFEMEEILYELREHSAGLNAGRWDYIFSVIKYYRSRGSEFLLPDRSDVTMTVPFMNAYTELLARTCHKRGAHAIGGMSAFVPSKDEAANKAAFDKVREDKSREAGKGFDGSWVAHPGMVSLCKEVFTETLGDKPNQIDNKREDVNVTAADLLDVKSTPGSMTEAGLRTNVSVGIQYLRAWLEGNGAVAINGLMEDAATAEISRSQVWQWLDAGITLDSGEKVTKDLVERIVAEEVAKLPGDDAGWKDATDTFVSVAIAPDYVDFLTLPAYARMP; from the coding sequence ATGACCGCTCATATCGAAAACCTGGACATCCCCGCCGGGATGGAGATCACCGGTGAGCTGCCGGACGGGGCTGAGAAGGTCCTCACCCCGAAGGCGCTGGAGCTCATCGTCGACCTGCACCGGAAGTTCAACGGCGAGCGGCTCGGCCGTCTCGAGGCCCGCAAGGAACGTCAGGCCGAGATCGCCGCAGGCAAGGACCTCGACTTCCTCGCAGAGACCGCCGAGATCCGCAACGATCCCTCCTGGCAGGTCGCACCCCCGGCACCGGGACTCGAGGACCGCCGCGTCGAGGTCACCGGCCCCACCTACAAGAAGATGACGATCAACGCGCTCAACTCCGGAGCGAAGGTGTGGCTGGCCGACCAGGAAGACGCGAACACCCCGCAGTGGGACTCGGTCATCCAGGGACAGATCAACCTGCTCGACTCCCTCAACCGCGAAATCGACTTCACCTCGCCCGAGGGCAAGGAATACAAGCTCGCCCCCGATGACGAGCTGCCCACGATCGTCGTGCGCCCCCGCGGCTGGCACATGCCGGAGAAGCACATCCGCATCGACGGTGAGGAGACCTCCGGCTCGCTCGTCGACTTCGCTCTCTACTTCGCCACCGCCGGTCAGGTCCAGATCGAGAAGGGCCGCGGCCCCTACTTCTACCTCGCGAAGATGGAATCCCACCTCGAGGCGCGCCTGTGGAACCAGGTCTTCGAACACGCTGAAGACGCCTTCGGCCTGTCCCGCGGCACCATCCGCGCCACAGTGCTCATCGAGACCTACCCCGCGGCGTTCGAGATGGAGGAGATCCTCTACGAACTGCGCGAACACTCCGCCGGCCTCAACGCCGGTCGCTGGGACTACATCTTCTCCGTGATCAAGTACTACCGCTCCCGCGGCTCCGAGTTCCTGCTCCCGGACCGTTCGGACGTGACGATGACGGTGCCGTTCATGAACGCCTACACCGAGCTGCTCGCCCGCACCTGCCACAAGCGCGGAGCCCACGCGATCGGCGGCATGTCAGCGTTCGTGCCCTCGAAGGACGAAGCCGCGAACAAGGCCGCCTTCGACAAGGTGCGCGAAGACAAGTCCCGCGAGGCCGGCAAGGGCTTCGACGGCTCCTGGGTCGCCCACCCCGGCATGGTCTCCCTGTGCAAGGAGGTCTTCACCGAGACCCTCGGCGACAAGCCGAACCAGATCGACAACAAGCGCGAAGACGTCAACGTCACCGCAGCCGATCTCCTCGACGTGAAGTCGACCCCGGGGTCGATGACCGAGGCGGGCCTGCGCACCAACGTGTCCGTGGGCATCCAGTACCTGCGCGCCTGGCTCGAAGGCAACGGCGCGGTCGCCATCAACGGACTCATGGAGGACGCCGCGACCGCGGAGATCTCCCGCTCCCAGGTATGGCAGTGGCTCGACGCCGGCATCACCCTCGACTCCGGTGAGAAGGTCACGAAGGACCTCGTCGAGCGCATCGTCGCCGAGGAGGTCGCCAAGCTGCCCGGTGACGACGCCGGTTGGAAGGACGCGACCGACACCTTCGTCTCGGTCGCGATCGCTCCCGACTACGTCGACTTCCTCACCCTGCCGGCCTACGCCCGCATGCCGTGA
- a CDS encoding L-lactate permease, which yields MPRIGLAMDNLAVAALLALSPILLAGILLIGFRWPAKYAMPVGLIAAALVANFAWKIEWVTIGASVVQGILVAIGLLWIVFGALLLLATITRSGAIETIRSGFIAISPDRRVQVIIVAWLFGSFIEGAAGFGTPAAVVAPLMLALGFPAIAAVLAGLIIQSTPVSFGAVGTPMVLGIGSGLSQEDGSMSADVAERAGQLGLSQAEFVAHTATQVALIHAICGIFIPLLLACLMTGFFGANRRFADGLAVAPFAIYSALAMVVPYLIVANLLGPEFPSLLGGLIGLAIVVTTSRMGFLMPKKTWDFAPREKWPAFWMGTVDPNREKAQIQKKMSLVRAWSPYLIVVALLLITRNVPAIKEFLNGPAVIKIEGIFGTPINQNMDLLWSPGAIFVLACGLTYFIHRMTKKQIAGSWQIAGSQIASAAVALLCSLPLVRVFINSGADYNGAGLDSMPVTLAEAAASTVGEGWPLLAPFVGALGAFVAGSNTVSNIMFSQFQFSTGVAIGAGSPETVVAAQAVGGAAGNMVAVHNVVAASATVGLVGREGELIRRTSIPMLVYSLAAGAMAFIGLNGLGFNAGTVVLTALIVGLAVVVILARRSPGKPLPGLSDGAGDGVARGDGSADPASAGGRTAPGTDSAVDDDEPEATTRA from the coding sequence GTGCCGCGGATCGGACTGGCGATGGACAACCTCGCTGTTGCAGCTCTTCTGGCCCTGTCCCCCATCCTTCTTGCGGGGATCCTCCTCATCGGGTTCCGCTGGCCGGCCAAATATGCGATGCCGGTCGGACTCATCGCCGCCGCGCTGGTGGCGAACTTCGCGTGGAAGATCGAGTGGGTGACGATCGGAGCGTCGGTCGTCCAGGGCATCCTCGTGGCGATCGGTCTGCTGTGGATCGTCTTCGGCGCACTTCTGCTGCTGGCCACGATCACCCGGTCGGGCGCGATCGAGACGATCCGCTCCGGCTTCATCGCCATCTCACCGGACCGGCGCGTGCAGGTCATCATCGTCGCGTGGCTCTTCGGCTCCTTCATCGAGGGTGCGGCCGGCTTCGGGACACCGGCGGCCGTCGTCGCCCCGCTCATGCTGGCCCTGGGCTTCCCCGCCATCGCTGCGGTGCTCGCGGGCCTCATCATCCAGTCGACACCGGTGAGCTTCGGCGCAGTGGGCACCCCGATGGTGCTGGGCATCGGCTCGGGACTGTCGCAGGAGGATGGATCGATGTCGGCCGACGTCGCCGAACGAGCCGGGCAGCTCGGCCTCAGTCAGGCCGAGTTCGTCGCCCACACCGCCACGCAGGTCGCGCTCATCCACGCGATCTGCGGGATCTTCATCCCGCTGCTGCTGGCCTGTCTGATGACCGGGTTCTTCGGTGCCAATCGTCGTTTCGCCGACGGACTGGCCGTCGCCCCCTTCGCGATCTATTCGGCGCTGGCGATGGTCGTACCCTACCTCATCGTCGCGAACCTGCTCGGACCCGAGTTCCCATCACTGCTCGGCGGCCTCATCGGACTGGCGATCGTCGTGACCACCTCGCGGATGGGCTTCCTCATGCCGAAGAAGACATGGGACTTCGCCCCGCGTGAGAAGTGGCCGGCGTTCTGGATGGGCACCGTCGACCCGAACCGGGAGAAGGCGCAGATCCAGAAGAAGATGTCGCTGGTCCGCGCATGGTCGCCCTACCTCATCGTCGTCGCACTACTGCTCATCACCCGCAACGTGCCCGCCATCAAGGAGTTCCTCAACGGTCCCGCGGTGATCAAGATCGAGGGCATCTTCGGCACGCCGATCAATCAGAACATGGACCTGCTGTGGTCGCCGGGAGCGATCTTCGTCCTCGCCTGCGGACTGACCTATTTCATCCACCGGATGACGAAGAAGCAGATCGCCGGATCCTGGCAGATCGCTGGATCGCAGATCGCCAGCGCAGCCGTGGCGCTGCTGTGTTCGCTGCCGCTGGTGCGGGTGTTCATCAACTCCGGTGCCGACTACAACGGAGCCGGCCTCGATTCGATGCCGGTCACCCTCGCCGAGGCGGCCGCCTCCACTGTAGGAGAGGGTTGGCCGCTGCTCGCCCCATTCGTCGGTGCCCTGGGCGCATTCGTCGCGGGATCGAACACTGTCTCGAACATCATGTTCTCGCAGTTCCAGTTCTCGACCGGTGTCGCGATCGGTGCGGGCAGCCCGGAGACGGTTGTGGCGGCGCAGGCCGTGGGCGGTGCCGCGGGCAATATGGTCGCGGTGCACAATGTCGTGGCCGCCTCGGCGACTGTGGGGCTCGTGGGTCGAGAGGGTGAGCTCATCCGCCGCACGTCGATCCCGATGCTCGTCTATTCGCTGGCAGCCGGTGCCATGGCATTCATCGGCCTCAACGGACTGGGCTTCAACGCCGGCACAGTCGTCCTCACGGCACTCATCGTCGGTCTCGCCGTCGTCGTCATCCTCGCCCGGCGCTCCCCCGGCAAACCCCTGCCGGGCTTGTCGGATGGTGCTGGCGATGGGGTGGCCCGAGGAGACGGCTCTGCCGATCCTGCCTCGGCCGGCGGACGCACAGCTCCCGGCACCGACTCCGCAGTCGACGATGACGAACCGGAGGCCACCACCCGCGCCTGA
- a CDS encoding ribonuclease J yields MDKEAVRIVALGGLGEVGRNMTVFEYHGKLLIVDCGVLFPEEDQPGVDLILPDFSYLDDRLDDIVGLVLTHGHEDHIGAVPYLLRRKGDIPILGSKLTIALIEAKLKEHRIKPITRVVAEDDLDQLGPFDLEFVAVNHSIPDALAVFIRTGAGNILHTGDFKMDQLPLDGRITDLRAFARLGEEGVDLFMTDSTNAEVPGFTALEKDIGPVLENLFGTAERRIIVASFSSHVHRVQQVLNAATAHGRKVALVGRSMVRNMKIAEDLGYLNVPAGTLIDIKKVDDYPEDQIVLMCTGSQGEPMAALSRMANRSHRVDVGDGDTVILASSLIPGNENSVFKVINGLMKLGARVISKADAKIHVSGHASGGELLYCYNIVKPRGVMPVHGEWRHLLANARHAEATGVDPNNIVLADDGWVVDLKDGHAEVVGAVDCNYVFVDGSSVGEITEADLKDRLVLSGEGFVTIFMAVNSQTKSLIAGPEIHARGVAESDDVFDSIVPKVQKAVEDALRDGTTDQYQLQQVVRRTVGRWVSSKLRRKPMIVPMVVIV; encoded by the coding sequence ATGGACAAAGAAGCCGTCCGCATCGTCGCACTCGGCGGACTCGGCGAGGTCGGACGCAACATGACCGTGTTCGAATACCACGGCAAACTCCTCATCGTCGACTGCGGCGTGCTCTTCCCCGAAGAGGACCAGCCCGGCGTCGACCTCATCCTCCCCGATTTCTCCTACCTCGACGACCGCCTCGACGACATCGTCGGCCTCGTCCTCACTCACGGACACGAGGACCACATCGGCGCCGTGCCCTACCTGCTGCGACGCAAGGGCGACATCCCGATCCTCGGCTCGAAGCTGACGATCGCCCTCATCGAAGCCAAGCTCAAGGAACACCGGATCAAGCCGATCACCCGCGTGGTGGCCGAAGACGATCTCGACCAGCTCGGCCCCTTCGACCTCGAGTTCGTCGCCGTCAACCACTCGATCCCCGACGCACTGGCCGTGTTCATCCGCACCGGCGCCGGCAACATCCTCCATACCGGCGACTTCAAGATGGACCAGCTGCCGCTCGACGGCCGCATCACCGACCTGCGCGCCTTCGCCCGCCTCGGTGAAGAAGGCGTCGACCTGTTCATGACGGACTCGACGAACGCCGAGGTCCCCGGCTTCACCGCGCTGGAGAAGGACATCGGGCCCGTGCTCGAGAACCTCTTCGGCACCGCCGAGCGCCGCATCATCGTCGCTTCCTTCTCCTCCCACGTCCACCGCGTGCAGCAGGTGCTCAACGCCGCGACCGCCCACGGCCGCAAGGTCGCCCTCGTCGGCCGCTCCATGGTCCGCAACATGAAGATCGCCGAAGACCTCGGCTACCTCAACGTGCCGGCCGGAACCCTCATCGACATCAAGAAGGTCGACGACTACCCGGAGGACCAGATCGTCCTCATGTGCACCGGGTCCCAGGGCGAGCCGATGGCCGCCCTGTCCCGCATGGCCAACCGCAGCCACCGCGTCGACGTGGGCGACGGCGACACCGTCATCCTCGCCTCCTCGCTCATCCCCGGCAATGAGAACTCCGTGTTCAAGGTCATCAACGGCCTCATGAAGCTCGGTGCCCGCGTGATCTCGAAAGCCGATGCGAAGATCCACGTGTCCGGCCACGCCTCCGGCGGCGAGCTGCTCTACTGCTACAACATCGTCAAGCCCCGCGGCGTCATGCCCGTCCACGGCGAATGGCGCCACCTGCTGGCCAACGCCCGCCATGCCGAGGCGACCGGGGTCGACCCGAACAACATCGTCCTCGCCGACGACGGCTGGGTCGTCGACCTCAAGGACGGCCACGCCGAGGTCGTCGGAGCCGTCGACTGCAACTACGTCTTCGTCGACGGTTCGTCGGTCGGTGAGATCACCGAGGCGGACCTCAAGGACCGACTCGTCCTGTCCGGTGAGGGCTTCGTGACGATCTTCATGGCCGTGAACTCGCAGACGAAGTCGCTCATCGCCGGACCCGAGATCCACGCCCGCGGTGTGGCCGAATCCGATGATGTCTTCGACTCGATCGTCCCGAAGGTCCAGAAAGCCGTCGAGGATGCTCTGCGCGACGGCACGACCGACCAGTACCAGCTGCAGCAGGTCGTGCGCCGCACCGTCGGCCGCTGGGTGTCCTCGAAGCTGCGCCGCAAGCCGATGATCGTCCCCATGGTCGTCATCGTCTGA